A genomic stretch from Thermocladium sp. ECH_B includes:
- a CDS encoding acyl-CoA dehydrogenase, with translation MGITTSEHDLIRKVTREFAETRVEKEAKLIDQDNYPRDLIRDAGKQGILTPTIPQEYGGPGYDLRAGVIVLEELSRSSGSFGLLTEALGVLFAHTIYRFGTDHQREILSKVASGELIGAFGLSEPCCGSDAGALETTATRSGGEWSINGHKMWITNGHYADYFLIFARTGSREERHKALTAFLIRRSKCIETNQIDLMGVRGIGDAEVFINDCRAGEDDVVGGLNNGWSIINYTLDVGRTAVSAVALGLSQRAVEESINWAKQRQAFGKPIIEHQVTQFKLASMYERLEAMRTLIYYSAYLYDSMDPHFLVMTHVAKLYSGPTAVEIAKDAVQIHGGYGYSKDSVVERIYRDAKILEIGEGTNEVQQMVLYKLLMGGKLKFEF, from the coding sequence ATGGGAATAACTACAAGTGAACATGATTTAATACGGAAAGTTACTCGTGAATTCGCGGAAACCAGGGTGGAGAAGGAGGCTAAACTAATTGATCAAGATAATTACCCACGAGACTTAATACGAGATGCCGGAAAGCAGGGAATACTGACGCCAACTATACCGCAGGAGTATGGGGGCCCAGGTTATGATTTGAGGGCCGGCGTGATTGTGCTGGAGGAATTATCCCGATCAAGCGGGTCCTTTGGCTTATTAACCGAGGCGCTAGGCGTGCTTTTCGCGCACACGATTTACAGGTTCGGCACTGATCATCAGAGGGAGATACTGAGCAAGGTAGCTAGCGGGGAATTAATCGGCGCATTCGGTCTCAGCGAGCCATGCTGCGGAAGCGATGCGGGGGCCCTGGAGACGACGGCCACTAGATCTGGAGGCGAGTGGTCAATTAATGGGCACAAGATGTGGATCACGAATGGTCACTACGCCGATTACTTCCTAATATTCGCCAGGACCGGGAGCAGGGAGGAGCGGCATAAGGCGTTGACCGCGTTCCTAATACGGAGGAGCAAATGCATAGAGACTAATCAAATTGATTTAATGGGGGTGAGGGGCATAGGGGATGCCGAGGTATTCATTAATGATTGTAGGGCTGGGGAGGATGATGTGGTGGGCGGCCTCAATAATGGTTGGAGCATCATAAATTACACCCTGGATGTCGGTAGAACAGCAGTATCGGCCGTCGCGTTAGGCCTCAGTCAAAGAGCCGTGGAGGAATCCATTAATTGGGCCAAGCAGAGACAGGCGTTTGGGAAGCCCATTATTGAGCATCAAGTCACGCAATTCAAGTTAGCCTCAATGTACGAGAGGCTTGAGGCTATGAGGACCTTAATATATTACTCGGCGTATCTATATGACTCGATGGATCCCCATTTCCTAGTCATGACTCACGTGGCGAAGCTGTACTCGGGACCCACGGCTGTTGAGATAGCTAAGGACGCCGTTCAAATACATGGCGGCTACGGCTACAGTAAGGACAGCGTGGTCGAGAGGATTTATAGGGATGCAAAGATACTGGAGATAGGGGAGGGCACTAATGAAGTGCAGCAAATGGTTCTCTATAAGTTACTTATGGGCGGTAAACTCAAGTTCGAGTTCTAA
- a CDS encoding chorismate-binding protein: MPGVNTQEYMGKEYEVEYEGHKYKLKPLKVWVLQPRGRKGIVIGLFQLPNGKKIRKAIGKIE; the protein is encoded by the coding sequence ATGCCTGGCGTAAACACTCAGGAATACATGGGCAAGGAATACGAGGTCGAGTATGAGGGACACAAGTACAAGCTAAAGCCCCTAAAGGTTTGGGTGCTGCAGCCGAGGGGAAGGAAAGGCATAGTAATAGGCCTCTTCCAGCTTCCCAACGGCAAGAAAATCAGAAAGGCAATAGGCAAAATAGAGTAA
- a CDS encoding hydroxyethylthiazole kinase (catalyzes the formation of 4-methyl-5-(2-phosphoethyl)-thiazole and ADP from 4-methyl-5-(2-hydroxyethyl)-thiazole and ATP), translated as MNTINYWEDLEKIRKQRPLIHHLMNFVVMNDAANITLAIGASPIMAHAVEEVEELVAAAGALYINIGTLDKQWIESMLKAGKAANRNGVPVLLDPVGAGASRLRTETAKQLLREVEISILKGNGGEVMALAGESGKIKGVDSLGGASIDAVDKVAREFGVTVVATGPVDYVSDARRRGEVRNGTPMLQLVTGSGCMLGSVMSSFLAVNRDPFTAAIEGLVAFEVAAESAVEGAMGPASFRNKLIDEVYRLNKKSFEKAKVTILT; from the coding sequence ATGAATACAATTAATTATTGGGAGGACCTGGAAAAGATACGGAAGCAAAGGCCGTTAATACATCACTTGATGAACTTCGTGGTCATGAATGATGCAGCCAACATAACGCTGGCAATAGGGGCCTCCCCAATAATGGCCCACGCAGTGGAGGAAGTAGAGGAACTAGTCGCCGCGGCGGGGGCCCTATACATAAACATAGGGACACTCGATAAACAATGGATCGAATCAATGCTTAAGGCGGGAAAAGCCGCCAACAGGAACGGGGTCCCAGTGCTGCTGGATCCAGTGGGGGCCGGCGCATCTAGGCTCCGCACGGAAACCGCGAAGCAATTACTGCGGGAGGTGGAGATAAGCATATTGAAGGGAAACGGCGGCGAGGTAATGGCTCTCGCCGGGGAATCCGGGAAAATCAAAGGCGTTGATTCCCTGGGCGGAGCCAGCATTGATGCCGTGGATAAGGTAGCGAGGGAATTCGGCGTCACTGTAGTGGCCACGGGGCCCGTGGATTACGTCTCAGACGCACGGAGACGCGGCGAAGTGAGGAACGGAACCCCCATGCTTCAATTAGTGACGGGAAGCGGATGCATGCTTGGCTCCGTTATGTCGAGCTTCCTGGCGGTTAATCGGGATCCATTCACGGCGGCAATAGAGGGATTAGTCGCATTCGAGGTGGCCGCTGAATCAGCGGTGGAGGGCGCAATGGGGCCAGCATCATTCCGAAACAAATTAATTGACGAGGTATACAGGCTAAACAAGAAATCATTCGAGAAAGCCAAAGTAACCATACTGACATGA
- a CDS encoding porphobilinogen deaminase, with the protein MHVIRIASRGSQLSLIQVKTVIEVLRNFINDEFEVKIIKTRGDADTHRPLYEMGGKGLFEAEVNLAVLRGEADIAVHSLKDIPAQISDGLELAMVTERQDPRDAVISIEGYSLDTLPRRARIGTSSLRRRGFALSVRSDLRVEPVRGNVDTRLRKLMSREFDALIMAVAGINRIRVSDVKIVPIPPSQMPPAPGQGIIGVVARSDSSLIPILHRASHRETEVEAMAERAFLEEAGAGCHVPLGGVASINHGELTFTAGVVEPSGGNRIIMTGSAPLDEAVELGRRMARLVLDEARRRGLNLY; encoded by the coding sequence ATGCACGTGATTAGGATAGCCAGTCGCGGTTCGCAATTATCGCTAATTCAAGTCAAGACAGTAATTGAGGTCCTGAGGAACTTCATCAATGATGAGTTCGAGGTCAAGATAATTAAGACGCGGGGAGATGCAGATACTCATCGGCCCCTCTATGAGATGGGGGGTAAGGGGCTCTTTGAGGCCGAGGTTAATTTAGCCGTTCTACGCGGCGAGGCGGATATAGCAGTTCATAGCCTTAAGGATATACCGGCCCAGATCAGTGATGGACTTGAGCTAGCCATGGTTACGGAGAGACAGGATCCAAGGGATGCCGTTATATCGATTGAGGGGTACTCGCTGGACACATTGCCGAGAAGGGCGAGGATCGGCACATCCAGCCTACGGAGGCGAGGCTTCGCATTATCGGTTAGGAGTGATCTACGAGTAGAGCCTGTTAGGGGTAATGTCGACACTAGGCTCCGGAAATTAATGTCTCGGGAATTCGATGCATTGATAATGGCTGTCGCCGGCATTAATAGGATTAGGGTAAGCGATGTTAAGATAGTTCCAATACCTCCAAGCCAAATGCCTCCAGCGCCGGGCCAGGGAATAATTGGGGTAGTGGCTAGGAGCGATAGTTCATTAATACCAATCCTACATAGGGCGAGCCACAGGGAGACGGAGGTGGAGGCAATGGCGGAGAGGGCGTTCCTTGAGGAGGCGGGGGCGGGTTGCCATGTTCCGCTCGGCGGCGTTGCCTCCATTAATCATGGTGAATTAACCTTCACCGCTGGAGTAGTGGAGCCAAGCGGGGGCAACAGGATAATAATGACAGGCTCAGCGCCGCTTGATGAGGCCGTAGAGTTGGGGAGAAGAATGGCAAGGCTAGTGCTTGATGAGGCTAGGAGGCGGGGGCTAAATTTATATTGA
- a CDS encoding fumarate hydratase: MPQSLEASIKEAVKKIIKEASIGPALDVKDALRKSLNVEVKEASRNQLNAILKNVELAQSSEAAVCQDTGLPNFFVRLGDDFPVRSKLIDILGNAVSEVTAEVPLRPNTVDPIEEHNPGNNTGIHIPWLDIELVPGDFAEITYVPKGGGTELPSRGFVIPPGNAWEKLPKLVLDAVVEAGPIPCPPVIVGVGIGGTVEMATKLAKRAATLRPVGSRNSNAKVAELEDELLKAVNKLGIGPHGTGGSVTALDVHVEYGYRHPATFAIGIVFSCWATRRSTVLIHSDGKYEFLPHPRWF; this comes from the coding sequence ATGCCTCAATCCTTGGAGGCCTCCATTAAGGAGGCCGTTAAGAAGATAATTAAGGAGGCAAGCATTGGTCCGGCCCTCGATGTTAAGGATGCCCTACGCAAGAGCCTCAATGTTGAGGTTAAGGAGGCCAGCAGGAATCAATTAAACGCGATACTTAAGAACGTGGAGTTAGCTCAATCAAGTGAAGCAGCGGTTTGCCAGGACACGGGTCTCCCCAATTTCTTCGTGAGGCTGGGCGATGATTTTCCAGTGCGAAGCAAATTAATCGATATATTGGGCAATGCTGTGAGTGAAGTGACGGCTGAGGTTCCCCTGAGGCCCAATACCGTTGATCCAATTGAGGAGCATAATCCTGGAAACAATACTGGGATACATATTCCCTGGCTAGATATTGAGTTGGTGCCTGGCGACTTTGCGGAGATAACTTACGTGCCGAAGGGGGGAGGCACTGAGCTTCCCAGCAGGGGATTCGTTATTCCGCCGGGCAATGCTTGGGAGAAGCTTCCAAAACTAGTCCTGGACGCAGTAGTCGAGGCGGGCCCCATTCCCTGTCCCCCAGTAATAGTTGGAGTTGGCATTGGGGGCACGGTTGAGATGGCCACTAAATTAGCCAAGAGGGCAGCGACGTTGAGGCCCGTTGGGTCACGTAACTCTAATGCTAAGGTGGCTGAGCTTGAGGATGAATTGCTTAAGGCAGTGAATAAGCTGGGCATTGGTCCGCATGGAACCGGCGGCTCAGTGACTGCGCTTGACGTGCATGTGGAGTATGGGTATAGGCACCCAGCCACATTCGCCATAGGCATAGTCTTTAGTTGCTGGGCAACGAGGAGGAGCACTGTTCTAATTCACAGTGATGGCAAGTATGAATTCCTCCCGCACCCGAGGTGGTTCTAG
- a CDS encoding fumarate hydratase produces the protein MEHRLRTPIPVEEIEKLRVGDTIYVSGIIVTARDSAHVKMLETLRSGKQLPVDLGGGAIYHAGPVAMRSGDKWRVLSAGPTTSARMEEFEAEVIERTGVRLVIGKGGMGDKTANAMRTHKAAYAVFPGGAGVLAAQSIKEVLEVHWLDELGMAEAMWVLRVEDFGPMTVAIDSTGSNLYADLRAAVRRNEEAALREFKWRP, from the coding sequence GTGGAGCATAGGCTGAGGACCCCCATACCCGTGGAGGAAATAGAGAAGCTGAGGGTTGGGGACACCATTTACGTGAGCGGCATAATAGTGACGGCGAGGGACTCGGCTCACGTGAAGATGCTGGAGACTCTTAGGAGCGGTAAGCAGTTGCCCGTGGATCTCGGGGGCGGCGCGATTTATCACGCTGGTCCAGTGGCTATGAGGAGTGGAGACAAGTGGCGAGTACTTAGTGCGGGCCCCACCACTAGCGCCAGGATGGAGGAATTCGAGGCCGAGGTAATTGAGAGGACGGGCGTGAGGCTAGTGATAGGTAAGGGAGGCATGGGCGATAAAACCGCGAACGCCATGAGGACCCATAAGGCGGCTTACGCCGTTTTCCCAGGAGGCGCCGGGGTCCTCGCTGCGCAATCAATTAAGGAGGTATTGGAGGTTCATTGGTTGGATGAGCTAGGCATGGCGGAGGCAATGTGGGTTCTCAGGGTGGAGGATTTTGGACCCATGACTGTGGCAATAGACTCCACCGGCAGCAATCTATATGCCGACTTGAGGGCTGCAGTGAGGCGGAATGAGGAGGCGGCCTTAAGGGAATTCAAGTGGAGGCCATGA
- a CDS encoding Fis family transcriptional regulator: MDGLYRLLYITKGLILRRPLALCDIGDADGLTSAAIFLRKKPEGIVIFAAPRDVQSSKLLRSINWYFVADLPCPGKAFIRADHHRTNKPCAVHEFYDIEAPCSALMAMKALGLEGDKITNELVNVAIQTDTASISTKEAEIVDLAVKGSNYMGRLYLARLLSRSGVEGLMRDERAQAWIGKAMEMKEKMLKIADSIPIREVLTIYFPRSEGISYRQLTIELQHRGAVFVNVLVRLGRNRYRLYCGANRDSKYDCTQVATKLGGGGHKFASGAEIRSPLLKPEAAVEAFKQVLEAYLGSRVDLIVMERSQP; encoded by the coding sequence ATGGATGGCTTATACAGGCTTCTATACATAACTAAGGGCTTGATCCTAAGGAGGCCGCTTGCCTTATGCGATATTGGGGATGCCGATGGACTCACGAGCGCAGCCATATTCCTCAGGAAGAAGCCGGAGGGCATAGTCATATTCGCGGCCCCAAGGGATGTCCAATCATCCAAATTACTGCGATCAATTAATTGGTACTTCGTGGCTGATCTTCCTTGCCCCGGTAAGGCATTCATAAGGGCGGATCACCATAGAACCAATAAGCCCTGCGCAGTTCATGAGTTTTATGACATTGAGGCGCCGTGCTCCGCATTAATGGCAATGAAGGCGCTTGGGCTAGAGGGCGATAAGATAACCAATGAATTAGTTAATGTGGCCATCCAGACGGATACGGCATCCATATCAACCAAGGAGGCGGAGATCGTTGATTTAGCCGTGAAGGGAAGCAATTACATGGGGCGGCTATACCTTGCCCGCCTCCTCTCCAGGAGCGGGGTCGAGGGCTTAATGAGGGATGAGAGGGCCCAGGCATGGATTGGGAAGGCGATGGAAATGAAGGAGAAAATGCTAAAGATAGCTGACTCAATACCGATAAGGGAGGTACTAACCATTTACTTCCCCAGGAGCGAGGGCATATCGTACCGTCAATTAACGATTGAGCTGCAGCACAGGGGCGCAGTGTTCGTCAATGTCCTGGTGAGGCTTGGGAGGAACAGGTATAGATTGTACTGCGGCGCTAATAGGGACTCTAAGTATGACTGCACCCAGGTAGCCACTAAGTTAGGCGGTGGTGGACACAAGTTCGCCAGCGGCGCGGAGATAAGGTCGCCGCTCCTGAAGCCTGAGGCCGCAGTCGAAGCCTTTAAGCAGGTCCTCGAGGCATACCTGGGTTCACGCGTTGATTTAATAGTCATGGAGCGGAGCCAGCCCTAA
- a CDS encoding NADH oxidase, whose protein sequence is MPEKIVIIGAGAAGASAAARARKLRPDAEITMIDKGLFITHAPCGIPYYVEGAVKNAEDLAVYKPEEFAKDRNINVLTNTEATSIDVDKRTINIKGPSGESSMAWDKLIIATGARPIIPRMPGTELRGVLSIRLPHEAPILKQEVEKASTIAVVGGGYIGLEMAEAVRSLGKRVAVFEMASHVFPTTFDNDMAQLIHEELRRNGVELHLGDKVVELRGSESVRSVVTETGTYDAERVILAVGVRPDAEIAGKAGIRLTNSGAIDVNEYMETSVEGIYAAGDAVETWNAVTGRRTYIALAPPANKMGQVAGANAAKGRTLKFPGALGTAITKVFNLYVARTGLTEEQAKAEGFKAVSATINSRTTAHYYPGGTKLTIKMVADESTHRVLGVQVIGSEKVVAGYIDTAAALIWRSATIEDVFFADLSYAPPTAPVWHGLITAARVLSKGVL, encoded by the coding sequence ATGCCGGAGAAAATAGTGATAATAGGGGCTGGAGCGGCTGGGGCATCCGCCGCGGCGAGGGCTAGGAAACTTAGGCCTGATGCCGAGATAACAATGATAGATAAGGGACTATTCATAACACACGCCCCATGCGGTATCCCGTACTATGTTGAGGGGGCCGTTAAGAATGCGGAGGACCTAGCCGTGTATAAGCCGGAGGAATTCGCTAAGGACCGGAACATAAATGTCCTAACCAATACGGAGGCAACATCGATAGATGTGGATAAGAGAACCATCAACATAAAGGGACCCAGCGGCGAGTCCAGCATGGCGTGGGACAAGTTAATAATAGCGACGGGGGCGAGACCCATCATCCCCAGAATGCCTGGAACAGAGCTGAGGGGAGTATTAAGCATTAGGTTACCCCATGAGGCGCCGATCCTCAAGCAGGAAGTGGAGAAGGCGAGCACCATTGCGGTGGTTGGGGGCGGCTATATTGGGCTAGAGATGGCTGAAGCCGTGAGGAGCCTAGGCAAGCGCGTCGCCGTGTTTGAGATGGCTAGCCACGTATTCCCAACAACCTTTGATAACGACATGGCTCAATTAATTCATGAGGAGCTCCGGAGAAATGGGGTAGAGCTGCACCTGGGGGATAAAGTCGTGGAGCTGAGGGGAAGCGAATCAGTGAGGAGCGTGGTGACGGAGACGGGCACCTATGATGCGGAGCGAGTCATCCTAGCCGTGGGCGTTAGGCCAGACGCCGAGATAGCTGGGAAAGCCGGCATAAGGCTGACCAATTCGGGGGCAATAGATGTTAATGAGTACATGGAGACCAGCGTGGAGGGCATTTACGCGGCTGGGGACGCCGTGGAGACCTGGAACGCCGTCACTGGGAGGAGAACCTACATAGCATTGGCGCCGCCCGCGAATAAGATGGGGCAGGTCGCTGGGGCTAATGCCGCTAAGGGAAGAACCCTAAAGTTCCCCGGCGCCCTGGGGACGGCAATAACTAAGGTCTTCAACCTATACGTCGCTAGGACGGGCCTCACGGAGGAGCAGGCCAAGGCTGAGGGATTCAAGGCGGTGTCGGCAACCATAAACTCCAGAACCACTGCCCACTATTATCCAGGCGGCACTAAGTTAACCATTAAGATGGTGGCGGATGAATCGACTCATAGGGTGCTGGGGGTTCAGGTCATTGGAAGCGAGAAGGTGGTGGCCGGCTATATCGATACCGCCGCCGCCCTGATCTGGAGATCAGCCACCATAGAGGACGTCTTCTTCGCCGACCTAAGCTATGCACCGCCGACGGCCCCCGTGTGGCATGGATTAATAACCGCCGCCCGCGTCCTCTCGAAAGGCGTCCTATAA
- a CDS encoding alcohol dehydrogenase, with translation MKALVFDKSGLDNLRVAEVQAPEPGPHDVLIRVKLAGVNPIDYFAVQYLPVKPMPHIPGAEIYGEVAKVGSHVKGIGVGDSVVVYNRVFDGSCDMCLEGREMLCRSGGIMGVVTNGGFAEYMLAPEKNVMRVDLTPELAASLPVSALTSYHALREAGVKPMDYVVVFGASGNTGQFAVQLAKKMGARVIAVTSKAWVREFADHVVNYGEAQEKVKELTGGRMADAVINSVGSAQWDAGLKVLGVGGRLVFFGGLTGSQVNLDLASIYGRHQRIIGTTGGTRRELMELRELCRDCRVKTWRTYSLDDGGEAVSSVLRERDGRIFIRP, from the coding sequence ATGAAGGCGCTGGTCTTCGATAAGAGCGGCCTAGATAATTTAAGGGTGGCCGAGGTCCAGGCCCCGGAGCCGGGTCCACATGATGTATTGATTAGGGTTAAGTTGGCTGGGGTTAATCCAATTGATTACTTCGCGGTTCAATACTTGCCCGTGAAGCCCATGCCGCACATACCGGGGGCGGAGATTTACGGCGAAGTCGCTAAAGTGGGGAGCCACGTCAAGGGCATTGGGGTCGGGGACTCCGTCGTGGTCTATAATAGGGTATTTGATGGTTCCTGCGACATGTGCCTAGAGGGGAGGGAAATGCTGTGTAGAAGCGGCGGAATAATGGGCGTTGTAACTAATGGTGGCTTCGCCGAGTACATGTTGGCCCCCGAGAAGAACGTGATGAGGGTGGATCTAACCCCGGAACTCGCTGCATCCCTACCGGTATCGGCGTTAACATCATACCACGCATTAAGGGAGGCCGGGGTTAAGCCCATGGATTATGTCGTGGTCTTCGGCGCCTCCGGAAACACGGGGCAATTCGCGGTTCAATTAGCTAAGAAGATGGGGGCAAGGGTAATAGCGGTTACATCAAAGGCTTGGGTAAGGGAATTCGCCGATCACGTGGTTAATTATGGGGAGGCGCAGGAGAAGGTGAAGGAATTAACGGGCGGTCGAATGGCTGACGCGGTCATAAACTCCGTGGGGAGCGCGCAATGGGACGCCGGCCTCAAGGTTCTAGGCGTTGGGGGTAGGTTAGTGTTTTTCGGCGGCCTCACGGGTTCACAGGTGAATCTAGACTTGGCATCCATTTATGGGAGGCACCAGAGAATAATAGGCACAACAGGGGGAACACGGAGGGAGCTCATGGAGTTAAGGGAGCTCTGCAGGGATTGTAGAGTCAAGACATGGAGGACGTATTCCCTGGATGATGGGGGAGAGGCAGTGTCATCAGTGCTTAGGGAGAGGGATGGCCGCATATTCATAAGGCCCTAG
- a CDS encoding sugar transporter, whose product MGINGVSFDDMPLRKLGKYFWLAWFTASMGQFVDAYDTLIIGAALIYLGPLWHLTASQTGLLASSAFIGVAIGAPTFGAFADRIGRRYLYIWDLIFLVIFGFLSAFVTNFVELYILRLLIGIGVGGDYALSPTMVAEYAPAKRRGFALASMNSFWGIGSVIGFLSAFAFAVAYSGNPNLAWRVMLGSEAIWGLVIIVLRMGILESPRWAAIQESLGRKMKETHDDVVKKMTGGSSATIDPGKSGKPSIRALFEGNMWKTTLFIWVWWPVADIAFYGANLYTPYITKGLGLTTPQLSLLASALYWVIALFGYYTAAVAYDKWGRRLMVIVGSLMMGIDMIAGLALYYMGFFRGGLAFPLIMFLFTVYYYFMNFGPGPYTVALAELWPTRVRATGHGLAATFSRLGAAASTYVLPVLVKQIGYGGAFALLGGAILFVALWSFLLMPETKELTPTQIENKLTGAS is encoded by the coding sequence ATGGGAATAAATGGAGTAAGCTTCGATGATATGCCCCTGCGGAAACTGGGTAAATACTTCTGGCTTGCTTGGTTCACGGCATCGATGGGTCAATTCGTGGATGCATATGATACATTAATTATAGGTGCAGCTCTAATCTACTTGGGTCCCCTTTGGCACTTAACTGCCAGCCAAACGGGTTTGCTGGCTTCCTCGGCATTCATAGGTGTGGCGATCGGTGCGCCGACCTTTGGAGCATTCGCCGATAGGATAGGCAGAAGATATCTCTATATTTGGGACTTAATATTCCTGGTGATATTCGGCTTCCTCAGCGCATTTGTTACGAACTTCGTGGAGCTCTATATACTTAGGCTCCTCATAGGCATTGGGGTCGGCGGCGATTACGCCCTATCCCCAACAATGGTGGCTGAGTATGCCCCCGCGAAGAGGAGGGGCTTTGCCTTGGCTTCCATGAATAGCTTCTGGGGCATTGGATCAGTTATAGGCTTCCTATCCGCATTCGCATTCGCAGTGGCTTACTCCGGCAACCCGAACTTGGCGTGGAGGGTAATGCTTGGAAGCGAGGCCATTTGGGGCTTAGTAATCATTGTGCTTAGGATGGGGATATTGGAGAGCCCAAGGTGGGCCGCCATTCAGGAAAGCCTTGGACGAAAAATGAAGGAGACCCATGATGATGTGGTTAAGAAAATGACTGGCGGTTCCTCCGCAACCATTGATCCAGGCAAGTCGGGGAAGCCATCCATTAGGGCGCTTTTCGAGGGCAACATGTGGAAGACGACGCTCTTCATTTGGGTGTGGTGGCCAGTGGCCGATATAGCTTTCTATGGCGCAAACCTATACACGCCGTACATAACTAAGGGGCTTGGGTTAACCACGCCTCAATTATCGTTGTTAGCATCGGCGTTGTACTGGGTAATAGCGTTATTTGGGTACTACACGGCTGCAGTGGCTTACGATAAGTGGGGCAGGAGACTAATGGTGATAGTTGGTTCCTTAATGATGGGGATAGATATGATTGCTGGCCTAGCCCTGTACTACATGGGCTTCTTCAGGGGAGGCCTAGCGTTCCCATTAATAATGTTCCTGTTCACCGTTTACTACTACTTCATGAACTTTGGTCCAGGGCCGTACACGGTGGCGCTGGCTGAGCTGTGGCCAACAAGGGTTAGGGCGACGGGACATGGATTGGCGGCAACGTTCTCCAGGCTGGGGGCCGCGGCCAGCACCTACGTGTTGCCGGTGTTAGTTAAGCAGATCGGGTACGGCGGAGCATTTGCTCTTCTAGGAGGCGCCATATTATTCGTCGCGTTATGGTCGTTCCTATTAATGCCTGAAACAAAGGAATTAACCCCAACCCAAATAGAGAACAAGCTCACTGGAGCAAGTTAA
- a CDS encoding ribonuclease BN: MLKGVLKGDTVIISDPEEARQLYASAFYGKFIGLDKVKPXEARNTAVPLHLSILDAIYLVEQGRLAVTRSNGAPVALDELRRIMESRFSDAATVYGVYKFFRDRGFVVKSGLKFGSLFAIYEKGPGIDHAPILIHYLDPARNITALDITRAARLSHSVRKAFVLATRDIDDLFFIGFEWWNP; encoded by the coding sequence GTGCTTAAGGGCGTGCTAAAGGGGGACACCGTAATAATAAGCGATCCCGAGGAGGCGCGTCAATTATATGCATCTGCTTTTTACGGTAAATTCATTGGCCTAGATAAGGTGAAGCCGGNGGAGGCCAGGAATACCGCTGTTCCGCTTCACTTATCTATACTGGATGCCATTTACCTAGTGGAGCAGGGCAGGCTAGCCGTAACTAGGAGCAATGGGGCTCCAGTTGCCCTGGATGAGTTGAGGCGAATAATGGAGTCCAGGTTCAGCGATGCCGCTACTGTGTATGGCGTGTATAAGTTCTTCAGGGACCGGGGATTCGTCGTGAAGAGCGGGTTAAAGTTCGGGAGCCTCTTCGCCATATATGAGAAGGGGCCGGGGATAGATCATGCACCGATACTAATTCATTACCTGGATCCCGCGAGGAACATAACTGCGCTGGACATAACTCGCGCAGCCAGGTTGAGCCACAGCGTTAGGAAGGCCTTTGTCCTCGCCACGAGGGACATAGATGATTTATTCTTCATAGGATTCGAGTGGTGGAATCCCTAA